A genome region from Ctenopharyngodon idella isolate HZGC_01 chromosome 5, HZGC01, whole genome shotgun sequence includes the following:
- the LOC127512114 gene encoding uncharacterized protein LOC127512114 isoform X2: protein MVHKLLLDNMVSKEPNHLPTVHSHSNGNPDKTPTTVTVRSVLLNRNSPDIESRLKRRRNRTQQVRFKDLEDDNESKDKNEKLRSKSPTEVPNWQKELTNGPSLVGAVRGDMEKTIGAVTAFLKRAPPHPLTPGPTRRCWVPTQPCSLTLPLPTQPCRSTAIQTSPSLQKPPSLSATQTRSHSLGGGWDDEDSSDELIAQVCIPPCRSQKSPVQHCTPAEQSRCQKTEDNQTASVGTTTQLQPSPPAPQKQSRRRGRRKSLNRAASDPGKHEPCTSPTKTVHRSHQHSNQSKKPTSKAVARRTSSDIVPPQHSPTPNTVHNTQCNVSFTQTEASSDSKIQTVPDNTASLQTAEVDPASCPSHTTPPPPKETSQCCPPQAATENTILTPTVLEPLCTTTAQVMSTDTTHRQSCMSPTESTRRCCTPANCKTPPIPDSQCISDSYTDPTTPAQSKPCCQTLEETIPCSINAGFKTTSCSQGAPAVDSTFPSTQPCQKTPTQSMACGNTSNQPVYSVISPTQPVTSIQSVPSCDISNQNEPLVRTQTLPVQTVQSPISATHIPTPVHPISSCKIPVQSIPYCVKDKPATFGSPTQPAASHKIPTQTLPHNVISFPPEPHPVSHFKGPIAAVAHTIPIAQTAVHCILDQQNVTTHVTPSIPVLICSPSTQPAPGKISVQALPHCNSSKQNAVSCSNPSQIVQHFKTPNQTVSHSKSFPQNMSPILCPREAMMYASKPQETVLPSANFRHSLPPYACPPQTALLYTNTGVSPSPPQAFCCTQDRRDRREFMLPPPPPPPPPPYTPRKEGSLTPGQPRKPPVPKAESNNAEKDKVKTGVAKPNVEAGTHHQAGETPPPIPPKTKARATVRPTCLSSRRAILGPESQSNANHLPPAAGTNPQAPLGPAEGQADTLRQVQELLGGLMSGAKCKLDLAKAKEKLFGPNGPLYDIGALQSQLHSLEGVLETSQNTIKVLLDVIQDLEKKEAERDGHSYRTGQDIENCGTCRDCACIIYSVEHDFRLQEGQVTRAWKVPEQQESEQSSPQLVFPPPRQQDSPQALQTVKKSRRKCFWFL, encoded by the coding sequence ATGGTCCATAAGCTACTCTTGGATAACATGGTGAGCAAAGAACCCAACCATTTGCCAACTGTTCACAGCCACAGCAATGGCAACCCAGACAAAACACCCACCACCGTGACTGTGCGCTCAGTGCTCCTCAACCGGAACTCTCCAGATATTGAAAGCAGACTTAAACGCAGACGAAACCGTACGCAGCAGGTACGCTTTAAAGATTTGGAGGATGACAATGAGTCGAaggataaaaatgaaaagttgagaaGTAAGAGTCCAACAGAGGTTCCAAACTGGCAAAAAGAGTTAACAAATGGGCCCTCGCTGGTGGGAGCGGTCCGTGGGGACATGGAAAAGACAATTGGAGCTGTGACAGCATTTCTGAAGAGAGCACCACCGCACCCACTTACCCCTGGGCCTACCAGACGCTGCTGGGTCCCAACGCAACCATGTTCGCTCACACTGCCGCTGCCAACTCAGCCATGCAGGAGTACAGCCATCCAAACCTCACCCAGTTTGCAGAAACCTCCCTCGCTCTCGGCCACACAGACTCGCAGTCACAGCTTGGGGGGAGGCTGGGATGACGAAGACTCCTCAGATGAGTTGATCGCACAGGTCTGCATTCCACCCTGTAGATCACAGAAGAGTCCTGTCCAACATTGTACTCCCGCTGAGCAATCAAGGTGCCAGAAAACTGAGGACAATCAAACTGCCTCTGTGGGTACAACAACACAACTCCAGCCATCTCCCCCTGCGCCACAAAAACAGTCTAGAAGGAGAGGGAGGAGGAAATCCTTAAACAGAGCAGCAAGTGATCCTGGGAAGCATGAGCCTTGTACTTCTCCAACTAAAACTGTGCACAGAAGCCATCAGCATTCTAACCAATCCAAGAAACCCACATCCAAAGCTGTGGCACGCAGAACTTCGTCAGATATCGTGCCTCCACAGCATTCCCCCACGCCAAACACAGTTCATAATACACAATGTAATGTCTCTTTCACACAGACTGAAGCTAGCAGTGATTCAAAAATCCAAACTGTCCCAGACAACACGGCCTCCTTGCAAACAGCAGAGGTAGATCCTGCATCTTGTCCTTCTCACACCACACCACCTCCTCCCAAAGAAACATCACAATGTTGCCCACCACAGGCTGCTACAGAAAACACCATTTTGACCCCTACTGTACTGGAGCCGTTGTGCACTACCACAGCACAAGTCATGTCCACTGACACCACACACAGGCAATCATGCATGTCTCCTACTGAATCTACAAGGCGTTGTTGCACACCTGCAAATTGTAAGACTCCCCCAATACCTGATTCCCAGTGCATTTCAGATTCATATACAGATCCCACAACTCCTGCTCAATCCAAGCCCTGTTGCCAGACGTTGGAGGAAACCATTCCATGCTCCATCAATGCTGGCTTCAAGACAACATCCTGTTCTCAAGGAGCACCTGCAGTCGACTCTACGTTCCCATCCACACAGCCATGCCAGAAGACTCCAACACAATCCATGGCATGCGGTAACACCTCCAATCAACCCGTGTACTCTGTGATATCTCCAACACAACCTGTAACTTCTATTCAGTCTGTGCCAAGCTGTGATATTTCTAATCAGAATGAGCCATTGGTTAGGACCCAAACCCTTCCTGTGCAGACAGTGCAATCTCCTATATCAGCTACACACATACCAACACCTGTTCACCCCATATCATCTTGTAAAATTCCAGTGCAGTCTATACCATACTGTGTCAAAGACAAACCAGCAACCTTTGGCTCTCCTACACAACCTGCAGCATCTCATAAGATTCCTACACAGACCCTCCCTCACAATGTGATTTCATTTCCTCCCGAGCCACACCCTGTCTCACACTTTAAGGGCCCCATTGCAGCTGTAGCACACACTATACCTATTGCACAAACTGCAGTACACTGCATTTTGGATCAACAAAACGTGACAACCCATGTGACTCCTTCTATACCCGTTCTGATTTGCAGCCCTTCCACACAACCCGCACCAGGTAAAATTTCAGTTCAAGCATTGCCACACTGCAACTCTAGTAAGCAAAATGCAGTGTCTTGCAGTAATCCCTCTCAAATCGTGCAACACTTTAAGACTCCAAATCAAACAGTATCGCACTCTAAGTCATTTCCACAAAATATGTCACCCATTCTCTGTCCACGTGAGGCAATGATGTATGCTAGTAAACCCCAAGAAACTGTGCTTCCCTCTGCTAATTTCAGGCATTCCTTACCTCCTTACGCCTGCCCTCCCCAGACTGCTTTGCTGTACACTAACACTGGGGTGAGCCCCTCCCCTCCTCAGGCCTTCTGCTGCACTCAGGACAGACGAGACAGGAGAGAGTTCATGCTTCCTCccccacctcctcctcctcctcctccataCACCCCCCGCAAAGAGGGCTCCTTGACTCCAGGACAGCCCCGCAAGCCTCCTGTCCCCAAAGCCGAGAGCAACAACGCTGAAAAGGACAAAGTGAAAACTGGGGTAGCGAAGCCAAATGTTGAAGCAGGAACTCACCATCAGGCAGGTGAAACCCCACCTCCTATCCCTCCCAAAACTAAGGCAAGAGCTACAGTGAGGCCCACCTGTTTAAGCAGCCGACGGGCGATCCTTGGCCCAGAATCCCAGTCCAATGCAAATCACTTGCCTCCTGCTGCGGGGACGAATCCCCAGGCCCCCCTTGGACCAGCGGAGGGCCAAGCGGACACACTGCGGCAGGTGCAGGAGCTACTGGGGGGGCTCATGTCTGGGGCTAAGTGTAAGCTGGACCTGGCAAAGGCAAAAGAGAAACTGTTTGGCCCAAACGGCCCTCTGTACGACATTGGGGCTCTGCAGTCTCAGCTGCACAGCCTGGAAGGGGTGTTGGAAACCAGCCAGAACACCATCAAGGTTTTACTGGACGTCATTCAGGATCTGGAGAAGAAGGAGGCAGAGCGAGACGG